A DNA window from Pyrus communis chromosome 3, drPyrComm1.1, whole genome shotgun sequence contains the following coding sequences:
- the LOC137729340 gene encoding equilibrative nucleotide transporter 3-like — protein MTEENGTRAPLKLEGQYKALAVCWFLGLGSLVAWNSMLTIGDYYYKLFPTYHPSRVLTLVYQPFALVTMATLAYHEAKVDTRKRNLIGYALFFLATLMLIIVDVATSAGGGVGPYIGICACVAAFGVADAHVQGGMVGDLSLMRPEFIQSFFAGLAASGALTSGLRLMTKAAFEKSHDGLRKGTMLFLTISTFTEFLCILLYAFYFPRLPIVKYYRSKAASEGSKTVTADLAAAGVQTQADIEVSNDAKAVPTRLSTMQIFKQNIDFCLDLFLIYVLTLSIFPGFIFENTGNHQLGTWYPLVLVAMYNVLDLISRYIPLIKCLKIESRKGLLIAILLRFLFVPAYYFTGKYADQGWMILLTSILGLTNGYLTVCVMTVAPKGYNGPEQNALGNILVLFLLGGIFAGVCLDWLWLIGKEKF, from the exons ATGACTGAGGAAAATGGAACCAGGGCTCCATTAAAGCTTGAG GGACAGTATAAAGCTTTAGCAGTTTGTTGGTTCCTGGGGCTGGGATCCCTTGTTGCTTGGAACAGTATGCTCACCATAGGTGATTACTACTATAAGTTGTTTCCG ACTTACCATCCATCGCGGGTTCTCACCCTTGTTTATCAACCGTTTGCACTTGTAACAATGGCAACACTAGCATACCATGAAGCAAAGGTTGACACCAGAAAGCGGAATTTAATTGGATATGCTCTCTTCTTCCTCGCTACCTTGATGCTTATAATC GTGGATGTAGCCACGTCTGCGGGCGGAGGAGTTGGACCTTATATTGGTATATGCGCATGTGTTGCTGCATTTGGGGTTGCAGATGCCCATGTTCAAGGTGGAATGGTCGGGGACCTATCGTTGATGCGTCCTGAATTCATCcag TCCTTCTTTGCTGGTTTGGCTGCATCAGGCGCTCTAACCTCTGGCTTGAGGCTGATGACAAAAGCTGCTTTTGAGAAGTCTCATGATGGTCTTCGCAAGGGGACGA TGTTGTTCCtgacaatttctacattcacCGAGTTTCTCTGTATTCTTCTATATGCATTTTACTTCCCGAGATTGCCTATAGTGAAATACTACCGCTCAAAGGCAGCTTCCGAAGGCTCTAAAACTGTAACCGCCGATCTTGCTGCTGCTGGAGTCCAAACACAAGCAGACATAGAA GTCTCAAACGATGCCAAAGCAGTTCCAACTCGATTGAGCACTATGCAAATATTCAAGCAGAATATAGATTTTTGCCTTGACTTGTTTCTGATATATGTGCTGACATTATCAATCTTCCCTGGATTCATATTCGAAAATACCGGAAATCACCAGTTGGGGACATG GTATCCGCTTGTCTTGGTTGCAATGTACAATGTGTTGGATTTGATATCGAGATACATACCCCTCATCAAATGCCTGAAGATTGAGTCCAGAAAGGGCCTCCTGATTGCAATCCTATTGCGTTTCCTCTTCGTTCCAGCGTACTACTTCACAGGAAAGTACGCTGACCAAGGGTGGATGATCTTGCTGACATCAATCTTAGGATTAACAAATGGTTATCTCACTGTCTGTGTCATGACAGTGGCACCCAAAGGCTACAAC GGACCTGAGCAAAATGCCTTGGGAAATATACTTGTTCTGTTTCTTTTGGGAGGCATATTTGCAGGGGTTTGCCTTGACTGGTTGTGGCTCATTGGTAAGGAAAAATTCTAA